From one Streptobacillus ratti genomic stretch:
- the rpsO gene encoding 30S ribosomal protein S15 yields the protein MAMKPKSQIIAEFGKDEKDTGSANVQVAILTERISHLTEHLKLHFKDVHSRAGLLKLVGKRRRLLNYIKNRNVDEYRELIEKLGIRK from the coding sequence ATGGCAATGAAACCAAAATCACAAATTATTGCAGAATTTGGAAAAGATGAAAAAGATACAGGATCTGCTAATGTTCAAGTAGCAATTTTAACAGAAAGAATTTCTCACTTAACAGAACATTTAAAATTACATTTTAAAGATGTTCATTCAAGAGCAGGATTATTAAAATTAGTTGGTAAAAGAAGAAGATTATTAAACTATATTAAAAATAGAAATGTAGATGAATACAGAGAATTAATCGAAAAATTAGGAATTAGAAAATAA
- a CDS encoding helix-turn-helix domain-containing protein, with translation MKINERLEIEIRLKDGLSIRNIANKLNKSPSTILREIEKYKHLVKNPKVITLKTKSENDIIVNHPCSILKKTPYVCNSCFRYINKTCSYHFMVYDGYKAQLKYEKLKSISNIKKNNSDLIREINRLLSLGQTKSHIYLSMKEKYNDEMFSQTTMYNLINRGILIDINKKKRLI, from the coding sequence ATGAAAATAAATGAAAGACTTGAAATAGAAATAAGACTTAAAGATGGTCTAAGTATAAGAAATATTGCAAACAAACTTAATAAAAGTCCAAGTACAATTTTAAGAGAAATTGAAAAATACAAACATTTAGTTAAAAATCCAAAAGTAATTACATTAAAAACAAAAAGTGAAAATGATATTATTGTAAATCATCCATGCAGTATATTAAAAAAAACACCCTATGTATGTAATTCATGTTTTAGATATATAAATAAAACATGTTCATATCATTTTATGGTATATGATGGATATAAAGCACAATTAAAATATGAAAAATTAAAATCAATAAGTAATATAAAGAAAAACAATAGTGATTTAATAAGAGAAATAAATAGGTTATTATCATTAGGACAAACTAAGAGTCATATATATCTTAGTATGAAAGAAAAATATAATGATGAAATGTTTTCTCAAACAACTATGTATAATTTAATTAATAGGGGAATTTTAATAGATATTAATAAAAAGAAGAGATTAATATAA
- a CDS encoding manganese-dependent inorganic pyrophosphatase → MIIFGHKNPDTDTICSAIVYSHLKQDLGIKAEARRLGEINEETKFALNYFGIDAPEFIDNVAGESIILVDHNERTQTADGFEEAKVLEVIDHHRVANFNVSDPLYMRVEPVGCTSTILFDMYKENNIKPCKKMAGLMLSAIISDTLLFKSPTCTPKDVVAGKELAKIAELDLKEYGLEMLKAGTNLSSKTEVELLNMDMKMFEVEDIKMSIAQVNSVNEFEMLERKEKLLIEMNNLIEKEKSTFVLFVITNILTNNSIGLVVGNNLDVVERAFNEKINDNTIVLKKVVSRKKQVVPPLTEVIKTR, encoded by the coding sequence ATGATTATTTTTGGACATAAAAATCCTGATACAGATACTATCTGTTCAGCTATAGTTTATTCACATTTAAAACAAGATTTAGGAATTAAAGCCGAAGCTAGAAGATTAGGGGAAATAAATGAAGAAACAAAATTTGCATTAAATTACTTTGGTATTGATGCACCTGAGTTTATTGATAATGTTGCAGGAGAATCTATTATACTTGTTGACCATAATGAGAGAACTCAAACAGCAGATGGATTTGAAGAAGCTAAGGTTTTAGAAGTAATAGATCATCATAGAGTTGCTAATTTTAATGTATCTGATCCATTATACATGAGGGTTGAACCTGTTGGTTGTACATCAACTATCTTATTTGATATGTATAAAGAAAATAATATTAAACCATGTAAAAAAATGGCTGGTTTAATGTTAAGTGCTATAATTTCAGATACTTTATTATTTAAATCACCAACTTGTACTCCAAAAGATGTAGTAGCTGGTAAAGAACTTGCTAAAATAGCAGAACTTGATTTAAAAGAATATGGTTTAGAAATGTTAAAAGCTGGAACAAATTTATCTTCAAAAACAGAAGTTGAATTGTTAAATATGGACATGAAAATGTTTGAAGTAGAAGACATTAAAATGTCTATAGCACAAGTAAATTCAGTAAATGAATTTGAAATGCTTGAAAGAAAAGAAAAATTATTAATTGAAATGAATAATTTAATTGAAAAAGAAAAATCAACTTTTGTACTATTTGTTATTACAAATATTTTAACTAATAATTCAATTGGTTTAGTAGTTGGAAATAATTTAGATGTAGTTGAAAGAGCATTTAATGAAAAAATAAATGACAATACTATAGTACTAAAAAAAGTTGTTTCAAGAAAAAAACAAGTAGTTCCACCATTAACAGAAGTAATTAAAACTAGATAA
- a CDS encoding HD family phosphohydrolase, which produces MKISFLGKILQINIFDNKMEQKESILKKLFKQNVNRRVIMYISMVAVFFMFMLINNNSTNYAIGTIAKKDVIAHKDVSYTRDILDDELRKKIKQNTTPEYDEIKDVAKNQLDKLEQFLQNISQIDLNNDNEILKFIRTNDLKLTLQEVKTIGISKSVKYYLFLSNVLEEIYKNGIVHKSDFNKILAEKQIVLSDEEKRLLLNFIEPNLEINKFKTLAKIEKNMENLKNNVVVIEKGDIVLKEGTQITDSIYDKLKNLGYVNKSDGLYRVIGEIILFIILSGIFFNYSVRYLKEEFTSKSFYPLWLTLIFSNSIYLILYNNSNLKYFVPYLLTAIIASVLVKNWVFTMSVITFNYIFVLEDLKWTFAVIFLSMLTIYINKSVISRNEIVKNSIYIGMIQSLVVFSMGLISNINLIQIIPNVIISLVSGLIMGIFSLGLLPYFENTFKILTDIKLLELSNFSNPLLKNLLLTAPGTFHHSLMVGALSEAGAEAVNANPILCRVASYYHDIGKMKRPEYFVENQYGIENPHNNLKPTLSALIIISHVKDGYILGKQYNLPDEILDIILSHHGNTLVQYFYYQALENKESVVESDFRYEGPKPTTKESGIVMLADTIEAAIRANADKSTENIEKIVRYLIKSKVEDGQLSECDMTMNEIEKVTKAFLSIIRGIYHERIQYKRGN; this is translated from the coding sequence ATGAAAATTAGTTTTTTAGGGAAAATATTACAAATAAATATATTTGATAATAAAATGGAACAAAAAGAATCTATTTTAAAAAAACTTTTTAAACAAAATGTTAATAGAAGAGTAATAATGTATATTTCTATGGTTGCAGTATTTTTTATGTTTATGTTAATAAATAATAATTCTACTAATTATGCTATAGGAACAATAGCAAAAAAAGATGTTATTGCACATAAAGATGTAAGCTATACCAGAGATATACTTGATGATGAATTAAGAAAAAAAATCAAACAAAATACAACACCTGAGTATGATGAAATAAAAGATGTAGCTAAAAATCAACTAGATAAATTAGAACAATTTTTACAAAATATCAGTCAAATTGATTTAAATAATGATAATGAAATTTTGAAATTTATTAGGACAAATGATTTGAAATTAACTTTACAGGAAGTAAAAACTATAGGTATTAGTAAAAGTGTAAAATATTATCTATTTTTATCTAATGTTTTAGAAGAAATATACAAAAATGGTATTGTACATAAATCAGATTTTAATAAGATTCTTGCAGAAAAACAGATAGTTTTAAGTGATGAAGAAAAAAGACTATTGTTAAATTTCATAGAACCAAATTTAGAAATTAATAAATTTAAAACATTAGCTAAAATAGAAAAAAATATGGAAAACTTAAAGAACAATGTTGTGGTTATTGAAAAAGGAGATATTGTCTTAAAAGAGGGAACACAAATTACAGATTCAATTTATGATAAATTAAAAAATTTAGGCTATGTTAATAAAAGTGATGGATTATATAGGGTAATAGGAGAGATAATATTATTTATAATCTTATCAGGGATATTCTTTAATTATTCAGTTAGATATTTAAAAGAAGAATTTACTTCAAAATCATTCTATCCATTATGGCTGACATTAATTTTTAGTAATAGTATTTATTTGATTTTGTATAATAATAGTAATTTAAAATATTTTGTACCATATCTTTTAACAGCAATTATAGCGAGTGTTCTTGTTAAAAATTGGGTATTTACAATGTCAGTAATAACATTTAACTATATATTTGTTTTAGAAGATTTAAAATGGACATTTGCAGTTATTTTTTTAAGTATGCTAACAATATATATTAATAAATCTGTAATAAGTAGAAATGAAATAGTTAAAAATAGTATATATATAGGAATGATACAAAGTTTAGTAGTATTTTCTATGGGCTTGATTTCAAATATTAATCTTATACAAATTATTCCTAATGTTATTATATCACTTGTATCAGGACTAATTATGGGTATATTTTCTTTAGGATTATTGCCATATTTTGAAAATACATTTAAAATACTTACGGATATTAAATTATTAGAATTATCTAATTTTTCTAATCCATTACTTAAAAATTTATTACTTACAGCACCTGGGACATTTCATCATAGTTTAATGGTAGGAGCTCTTTCAGAAGCAGGAGCAGAAGCAGTAAATGCTAATCCAATATTATGTAGAGTTGCTTCATATTATCATGATATAGGTAAGATGAAAAGACCAGAATATTTTGTTGAAAATCAATATGGTATAGAAAATCCACATAATAATTTAAAACCTACACTTAGTGCCTTAATTATTATATCACATGTTAAAGATGGATATATATTAGGAAAACAATATAACCTACCAGATGAAATATTGGATATTATTTTATCTCATCATGGTAATACTTTAGTACAATATTTTTACTATCAAGCACTTGAAAATAAAGAATCAGTTGTTGAAAGTGATTTTAGGTATGAGGGTCCAAAACCTACTACTAAGGAATCAGGTATAGTAATGCTTGCTGATACTATAGAAGCTGCCATAAGAGCTAATGCTGATAAAAGTACAGAAAATATTGAAAAAATAGTAAGATATTTAATTAAATCAAAAGTTGAAGATGGACAACTTTCAGAATGTGATATGACTATGAATGAAATTGAAAAAGTTACAAAGGCATTTTTAAGTATAATTCGTGGTATATATCATGAGAGAATACAATATAAGAGAGGAAATTAA
- a CDS encoding ATP-dependent DNA helicase, producing MIEKIYSRLYSDYNFEKRENQINMSNTIKKGIDNNTPVLLEAETGSGKTLGYLIPTIDFALKEMKNIVISTNTLNLQDQILNKELPLLKQLFGEKMKYTLIKGRNNYICKRKLQDLIMKSNDEKYVDLIEAVKSSLSGDRSDIKYKINNELWNEIKSDKDSTFSTKCPYYKSCYFYSTRNKNEHCNIFIVNHHILLLDHIIKQNNNTGLIPKYDLVVIDEAHNLESVVRKYFSMTFNFKEVFKIIGKLYSNNVKDIENAGLIAKIIVNISNNSNDFFIDDLKEIFFSNIDNIYYSLVELRKKIVEKYTNLNQVGILTNDMYDLNVTSILDKIFSSNLILKKEICRLINFLEERDDLDQDNLRLFLSNTYNNLEEHLDILQEIFELDYEKYIYWINLDNDNIFPIINATPYSISKEFGENFIEKLRKVILISATLTVGSNFKYIKNSLGLTDVIEENIPSEFDYLNNMNIYLPDDLPLPSESNFNEMATKFILEYAEKNNGKCFVLFTSYKDLKFVSNYLNKYSNRLNVLTQGEYEIIELIRKFREKENSILLGTYSFWEGVDVQGEALSNVIIFKLPFQAPDDPIVSSICNRLNELNSNSAFREFQLPYAVLKMKQGVGRLIRSKEDKGNIIILDKRIHKKSYGKTILKSLPKGNIEILDVEDILLK from the coding sequence ATGATAGAAAAAATATATAGTAGATTATATTCTGATTATAATTTTGAAAAAAGAGAAAATCAGATTAATATGTCTAATACAATAAAAAAAGGTATAGATAATAATACTCCTGTATTACTTGAAGCTGAAACAGGTTCTGGTAAGACTTTAGGGTATTTGATACCTACAATAGATTTTGCATTAAAGGAAATGAAAAACATTGTAATTTCTACTAACACTTTAAATCTTCAAGATCAAATCTTAAATAAAGAATTACCACTTTTGAAACAATTATTTGGAGAAAAAATGAAATATACTTTAATTAAAGGAAGAAATAACTATATCTGTAAAAGAAAATTACAAGATTTAATTATGAAATCTAATGATGAAAAGTATGTAGATTTAATTGAAGCAGTAAAATCTTCTCTAAGTGGAGATAGAAGTGATATTAAATACAAGATAAATAACGAATTATGGAATGAGATAAAGTCTGATAAGGATAGTACATTTTCTACAAAATGTCCTTATTACAAATCTTGTTATTTTTATTCTACAAGAAATAAGAATGAACATTGTAATATTTTTATAGTCAATCATCATATTTTATTACTTGATCATATTATTAAACAGAATAACAATACAGGACTTATACCTAAATATGATTTAGTAGTTATTGATGAAGCACATAATCTTGAAAGTGTTGTTAGAAAATATTTTTCAATGACTTTTAATTTTAAGGAAGTATTTAAGATTATAGGGAAGTTGTATTCTAATAATGTTAAAGATATTGAAAATGCTGGTTTAATTGCTAAAATAATAGTTAATATTTCTAATAATTCTAATGATTTTTTTATTGATGACTTAAAGGAAATATTTTTTTCTAATATAGATAATATTTATTATTCTTTAGTTGAATTAAGAAAAAAAATAGTTGAAAAATATACTAATTTAAATCAGGTTGGTATATTAACTAATGACATGTATGATTTAAATGTTACTAGTATTTTAGATAAAATATTTAGTAGTAATTTAATTTTAAAAAAAGAGATATGTAGATTAATTAATTTTTTAGAAGAAAGAGATGATTTAGATCAAGATAATTTAAGATTATTTTTGTCAAATACATATAATAATCTGGAAGAACATTTAGATATTTTACAGGAAATATTTGAATTAGATTATGAAAAATATATATATTGGATTAATTTAGATAATGACAATATATTTCCAATTATTAATGCAACACCATATAGTATTTCTAAAGAATTTGGAGAAAACTTTATAGAAAAATTAAGAAAAGTAATATTAATTTCAGCTACATTAACTGTAGGTAGTAATTTTAAGTATATAAAAAATAGTTTAGGATTAACAGATGTAATAGAGGAGAATATACCCTCTGAATTTGATTATTTAAATAATATGAATATATATTTACCTGATGATTTACCCCTACCTAGTGAAAGTAATTTTAATGAAATGGCTACAAAATTTATTCTTGAATATGCTGAAAAGAATAACGGTAAATGTTTTGTCTTATTTACATCATATAAAGATTTAAAGTTTGTTAGTAATTATTTGAATAAGTACAGTAATAGATTAAATGTCTTAACTCAAGGGGAATATGAAATAATAGAACTTATAAGAAAGTTTAGAGAAAAAGAAAATTCTATTTTACTTGGAACTTATAGTTTTTGGGAGGGTGTAGATGTACAAGGGGAAGCACTTAGCAATGTAATAATATTTAAATTACCATTCCAAGCTCCAGATGATCCTATTGTTAGTAGTATTTGTAATAGATTAAATGAACTTAATTCAAATAGTGCTTTTAGAGAATTTCAATTACCTTATGCAGTACTTAAAATGAAACAAGGAGTAGGAAGATTAATAAGATCTAAAGAGGATAAAGGTAATATTATTATTTTAGATAAAAGAATACATAAAAAAAGTTATGGTAAGACTATTTTAAAGTCTTTACCTAAAGGAAATATAGAAATATTAGATGTAGAAGATATATTGTTAAAATAG
- a CDS encoding autotransporter domain-containing protein encodes MSKKLYILSFISLISILVNAETIDDKINEDIKKINEIEKKIKYDSIIKNLTGKFHLKNDEKASIEINNNYTASDENKIYSEENDIPNSLKLINNGRISIEGMTRLIVKREDYSNLVYVINNNIIESNSSRKIEIGSKYAYFKNSRKGIFNSNLSIDSKELSLLDNGGKMIGDVSVQSEKNVTFINRKTGILSGDLMLNSTDEGSTYFKNEGKICEANSDFALSYGKKLKFVNTGIINTFSLISKITSLYNDEGTMEDDDINNKVSYYLNTKNAVIKSKYFDISAGKINFRNFGYIELVKDRNNQFHFEALTGLIENNGIIKGDINTKFDGANYEEERIKKFAPLRINLQNGMLEGNLKLERVNSNETITTIKSLGNVTGVLDSTEGDNDTLRLIGKDTIDDVNKFKDFEKTHLQNADWTFKNGEYKTNNEILVENSKLNINKGQLKTKKFTNDKTSTINVLENSSVKATEKFTNKGIISFLKNKNEIDTFNLKGNYVGDNGTLSMRTYIDNNNPKSDIFKVDGNVTGKTGVNILSPDNTLMYKRTKEKLKLIETTSSTQDAFNLLNPEHGVFKYSLGLEDNKWYLKQEYNKPVIATIINSMEKARNEFNLSYNDHDKERLWTKLSNISGKNTFTNNRGYNLNIDSNIINILVGYDIKQNNIHKYGIFGNIGFINTIKGESNLLGLGLYNTWNNKHFYIDNWINYNYLQNRIKIKDVFNYGLHSLKGSIEVGTRGDMYIFNNRLHVSLYEQLILSKVTEPIMKKVDGLKYFTDINLRLRLGTNLILYTTKNINPYVEFNWNYDTSLFGVRIEDEDYRYNGKNSFEIKWGLREIKINKKLSLWTNMLHRFSDVKNTGNGVELGLFYKI; translated from the coding sequence ATGAGTAAAAAACTGTATATACTTTCATTTATTTCTTTAATATCTATTTTAGTTAATGCTGAAACTATAGATGATAAAATAAATGAGGATATTAAAAAAATAAATGAAATTGAAAAAAAGATTAAATATGATAGCATTATTAAAAATTTAACTGGTAAATTTCATTTAAAAAATGATGAAAAAGCAAGTATTGAAATTAATAATAACTATACAGCTTCTGATGAAAATAAGATATATTCAGAAGAAAATGATATACCAAATAGCTTAAAGCTTATAAACAATGGTAGGATTTCAATTGAAGGAATGACTCGACTTATTGTTAAAAGAGAAGATTATTCTAATTTAGTATATGTGATAAATAATAACATAATAGAATCTAACTCATCACGTAAAATTGAAATAGGTTCTAAATATGCTTATTTTAAAAATTCTAGAAAAGGTATATTTAATTCTAATCTTAGTATTGATAGTAAAGAATTATCACTATTAGATAATGGTGGAAAAATGATTGGTGATGTTTCTGTACAATCTGAAAAAAATGTAACTTTTATAAACAGGAAAACAGGAATATTAAGTGGAGATTTAATGTTAAATTCTACCGATGAGGGTTCAACATATTTTAAGAATGAAGGTAAAATATGTGAAGCAAATTCAGATTTTGCTTTAAGTTATGGTAAAAAATTAAAATTTGTAAATACTGGTATAATAAATACATTTTCACTTATTAGTAAAATTACTTCTCTATATAATGATGAAGGTACAATGGAGGATGATGATATAAATAATAAAGTTTCTTATTATTTAAATACTAAAAATGCTGTAATTAAATCAAAATATTTTGATATTTCTGCTGGAAAAATAAATTTTAGAAATTTTGGTTATATCGAACTTGTTAAAGATAGAAATAATCAATTTCATTTTGAAGCATTAACTGGATTAATAGAAAATAATGGTATAATTAAAGGGGATATAAATACAAAATTTGATGGTGCTAATTATGAAGAAGAAAGAATAAAAAAATTTGCACCATTAAGAATTAACTTACAAAATGGAATGTTAGAAGGGAATTTGAAATTAGAAAGAGTTAATTCTAATGAGACTATTACTACAATAAAATCACTAGGAAATGTAACTGGAGTGTTAGATAGTACAGAGGGAGATAATGATACCCTAAGATTAATAGGGAAAGACACAATTGATGATGTTAATAAATTTAAAGATTTTGAAAAGACACATTTACAAAATGCAGATTGGACATTTAAAAATGGAGAGTATAAAACAAATAATGAAATATTAGTTGAAAATAGTAAATTAAATATAAATAAAGGACAACTAAAGACAAAGAAGTTTACAAATGATAAAACATCAACTATAAATGTATTAGAAAATTCAAGTGTAAAAGCAACTGAAAAGTTTACCAATAAAGGAATAATAAGCTTTTTAAAGAATAAAAATGAAATAGATACTTTTAACCTTAAAGGAAACTATGTAGGAGATAATGGAACATTATCAATGAGAACATATATAGATAATAATAATCCAAAATCAGATATATTTAAAGTAGATGGAAATGTAACGGGAAAAACAGGAGTAAATATATTAAGCCCAGATAATACTTTAATGTATAAAAGGACTAAAGAGAAATTAAAATTAATAGAAACAACAAGTTCAACACAAGATGCTTTTAATTTATTAAATCCAGAACATGGAGTATTTAAATATAGTTTAGGATTAGAAGATAATAAATGGTATTTAAAACAAGAATATAATAAGCCTGTTATAGCGACAATAATAAATTCAATGGAAAAGGCAAGGAATGAATTTAATCTAAGCTATAATGACCATGATAAGGAAAGATTATGGACAAAGTTATCAAATATATCAGGTAAGAATACATTTACAAATAATAGAGGTTATAACTTAAATATAGATAGTAACATAATAAATATATTAGTAGGTTATGATATAAAGCAAAACAATATACATAAATATGGAATATTTGGAAATATAGGATTTATTAATACAATAAAAGGAGAAAGTAACTTATTGGGATTAGGTTTATATAATACATGGAATAATAAACATTTTTACATAGATAATTGGATAAATTACAATTACTTACAAAATAGAATAAAGATAAAAGATGTATTTAATTATGGATTACATTCTTTAAAGGGTTCAATAGAGGTAGGGACAAGAGGAGATATGTATATATTTAATAATAGATTGCATGTAAGCTTATATGAGCAATTGATATTAAGTAAAGTAACGGAACCGATAATGAAGAAAGTAGATGGATTAAAATATTTTACTGATATTAATTTAAGATTAAGACTTGGGACAAATCTAATTTTATATACAACAAAAAACATTAATCCTTATGTAGAATTTAATTGGAATTATGATACAAGTTTATTTGGGGTTAGGATAGAAGATGAAGATTATAGATATAATGGTAAGAATAGTTTTGAAATAAAGTGGGGATTAAGAGAAATAAAGATAAATAAGAAGTTAAGTTTATGGACAAATATGTTACATAGATTTAGTGATGTTAAAAACACGGGTAATGGAGTAGAGTTGGGATTATTTTATAAAATTTAA
- a CDS encoding diacylglycerol kinase: MKNNKNSQIDSFNNAINGILHSIKSEIHMKIHIFFAIMVLILSLIIDITKFEIMLIIIMITLVIFSEMLNTALEKIVDLVSPEYSEVAKIVKDVSAGAVLVNAIGSVCVGYLIFYDRLIALYFNGDNFFKLVGRIGNVTMIIITLVSLSVILIKAYLKKGTSLEGGMPSGHSSIAFAMLAIVMFLTSDLRIITLVFLMALLVAQSRVKSKIHKLSEVIVGAILGFSISFLILGILYKFGTLIN, from the coding sequence ATGAAAAATAATAAAAATTCACAGATTGACAGTTTCAATAATGCTATTAATGGAATATTACATTCTATTAAAAGTGAAATTCATATGAAAATACATATATTTTTTGCAATAATGGTTTTAATATTGAGTTTAATAATTGACATTACTAAATTTGAGATTATGTTAATAATAATTATGATAACACTAGTGATTTTTTCAGAGATGTTAAATACAGCTTTAGAAAAAATTGTAGATTTAGTTTCTCCAGAATATAGTGAGGTAGCAAAAATTGTAAAAGATGTATCAGCAGGAGCAGTTTTAGTAAATGCTATAGGTTCTGTGTGTGTAGGATATTTAATTTTTTATGATAGATTAATAGCACTATATTTTAATGGTGATAATTTTTTCAAACTAGTTGGTAGAATAGGTAATGTTACTATGATAATTATAACCTTAGTTTCATTATCTGTAATATTAATAAAAGCATATTTAAAAAAAGGGACTTCATTAGAGGGTGGAATGCCTAGTGGACATTCTTCTATAGCATTTGCAATGCTTGCTATTGTAATGTTTTTAACTAGTGATCTTAGAATTATTACATTAGTATTTTTAATGGCGTTATTAGTTGCACAAAGTAGAGTGAAATCTAAAATACATAAATTAAGCGAAGTTATAGTAGGTGCGATTTTAGGTTTTAGTATTAGTTTTTTAATTTTAGGAATATTATATAAATTTGGAACTTTAATAAATTAA
- the ybeY gene encoding rRNA maturation RNase YbeY, with protein sequence MLNLDISFQDIVDKEYINEDKILEFSEFVIKNERKDYLDKELYISLLLTDNKNIQEINKEYRGKDTPTDVISFAYNETENFGGVEVVGDIVISLDRVEEQCKEYNHSVIREFYYVLVHGLLHILGYDHIEENDKKIMREKEEYYLSEFNYTREI encoded by the coding sequence ATGTTAAATTTAGATATCAGTTTTCAAGATATAGTAGATAAAGAATATATTAATGAAGATAAAATATTAGAATTTTCAGAATTTGTAATTAAAAATGAAAGAAAAGATTATTTAGATAAAGAACTATATATATCTCTATTATTAACTGATAACAAAAATATACAAGAAATTAATAAAGAATATAGGGGAAAAGATACACCTACAGATGTTATATCGTTTGCATATAATGAAACTGAAAATTTTGGTGGAGTAGAAGTTGTAGGAGATATTGTAATTTCACTTGATAGAGTTGAAGAACAATGTAAGGAATATAATCATAGTGTGATTAGAGAATTTTATTATGTTTTAGTTCATGGATTACTGCATATATTAGGTTATGATCATATTGAAGAAAATGATAAAAAAATAATGAGAGAAAAAGAAGAATATTATTTATCAGAATTTAATTATACGAGGGAAATATGA